Genomic segment of Gasterosteus aculeatus chromosome 4, fGasAcu3.hap1.1, whole genome shotgun sequence:
CGCACAGGAACACCTTTATCATCACGAGGCTGGTGTGAGGAAATGAAATACGGCACTGagctccttttattttgaaggggtCACATGTAAAAGCTTACGGGGCCCTAGGCGAGTCTCTGTGATAAGTCGGCGTGTTCGGGTGGGAGGAATCGGACGCCGTTCGTCCTGCTCCGTCCGCTGACTCTTTAAGGGGTTGCGGGCGTTGAGAAAAAGTGTGTAATCGCGTACCGGCGCCACGTCTCCTCCACCTCACAGCCCAGAGATGATAATCAGCCGAGAAGCTCATCAAAGAGCAGCATTCCGTCAGCCTGGTTGTTACTTCGGGAGAATAAAACTCCGATCAAACCGAGCCAAATGCAATCTGATCAGCTTTCTGCTGATTTACACTCAACTCAGCACGTTGGAAACGCAGTGCGCAGACGACCAAATAGAGACAGGCAGGCCTTTTCTTTCTAGGTCAGATTATTCGGCATTCAGGCGGATTTCTTCTCTTCACAGATAATACAAGCAGTAGTCGTCGGCTTCGCTCAAAAAAACGAAACGCACACATGTAGCAGattcaaaaacacagaaactaAAACGAGTAACAATATGCAACAGAGAGTCAGCAGTTACCATCCCACTTGTGTCAGTTCAATGTggtacaaaaaacaaacaaacaaacaaaaagtattGCACTGGTTTGGTGGGAGTCTATGGATGGGCGGTCATCATATAAATAACAACAAGAACCAAACAGTaataccataataataataataataacaacaataataaaaacagttcAGACTAAGGACCCTCCCTCTGCTGTTTTACCACTGCTGCCAGCTGAAGTCGTCGTTGGATCCAAAGACCAAGAAGAAGCCCAGGATGGTGCTGAAGATGACTACGTTCCCCGTCAGCACGAGCGCACACGCCCCCCAGGCGATCTGTGAGGCAACGCATCAATATTTCAGGTCAACAAATGTTGCTGCACATGCTGCATATCATTCAACGACGActtgggactattttcagcggcGGATTAACCCACATTTGTTGCTCCAGTGAGAAattgtggcagcaggacggtgTATTTAAGATTGAGTCAAACTAAACTACACGCGTGTGATAATGTTGATGAAGGGACAACAGTGAGGAGCATTGTCTGGTTGTTTATGGAGCTGTGacacaaaagaataaaaatatcaGACTTTGTAATAAAACGTAAAAGTCacttttgaaatgaaatgtgtcttgATGCCATTTGTGCTGCAGAGATTTCCTGGTCAGCACACAGATCCCCACAACATGtaatgttattgttattgaaATGAGAATAGTGATGTCATTATATTTATGATTGCTGATACCACTCAAAGAAATCACTATTAGATCGTTTTCCGTAATCATTCAGCCCTTTCGTGTTTTCAGCTTCGTTCTTAAAGTGTTGCTATTCAGCCAAAATTTCAAAATGACGGCTTAAGAGATCGAATTGTGACCggaaggcttttttttatttagacgGTACGGCGGTATCAATGCCTTCCTCTACCTGATACAATGACCAAAGTCCTTTTTTAAAACGTCTAATTTGGTTTCATTTTCACTCTGCTGTGTCTCGCTTTGGCGGCGTGACCTCACTCCATTGACTGCACATGCCTCTCGCAGCCGGGACTCACCACTTCGGCTCTGGCGAAGACGACGGGCAGGCCGAACGCTGAGATGACGATGCCCGTCGTGAGGAAGATGGCCAGCTCTTTGCAGGCGTTGCTGGCCGAGTCGGTGTCGTCGACCACTCGCCGCGAGATGCAGTAAGGGATGGGACACAGGAtgtagaagaagaggaggaacaacGGCCAGTATTTGCTGccagagaaaaggggagagaagAATAAACACACGATGAAGGATGAGGAGTTTAAGtgaaggataaaaaaaaggcaaaaacacatCTTATCTTCACAGGTATATTTGATTATatcacaacaataacaataggtagtttgtgtgtttgttttgtcacaCTTAACGTCTCCCGGACATTGAGGTACGGTAGAGCTGTGCCTAAGGAGACATTTGTGTTATAGAAGTTCATGAACGTTATTAAATACGGATTGTAACATTTCAGTAACTGTAAACATTAACGAATCAAATAGgaattagattagattacaAGAGGAAAATTCCAGAGCAGTGGCTAATGtagggagagaaaaagtggTTTTCAATAAGCAAATTAACTGCAACCAACCACGTGATGTGCAAACAAATACACTGCAAAATTGCCCAGACTCTGTCTTAACACTTTCATTGAATATCAACATCTGACTTTAATGTTGGTGCGAGCACAAGCTtcaatatttgacaattggTTTGTGTCTATTTTAAAAACTGGAACTTTGCTTGTAAAAATGCATCACGAAAGTAGGATACCCACTGATGTGGTAGATGGCTCCCAGGCGCTTTATTCCCTGACATTGTGTTCTTCGGGGTGTCAGAATCTAGCTTTAACAGCTTTATTATTTCAGCCGATAATGCTCTTGTATGGTGATCCTACAGAGCTTTGAATTTAAATAGGTACGATGTCGTGCCAAACCGGCAGTTGTTTCAGTCAGTTTGGAAAACAATCACCCAACCAGGATTAAGAATGGGGTCACTTTCTTCTTACATAAATATTTAAAGCCACCTCCAGGACAAAAAATAGCGGCGGCCGACGCAGGCTGTCATAGGTCAACAGAGATATAACAACCCCTAAATCAACATATGTATTATGTTGATGAGTGGTGGGGTAGGCATCTAGTTCAAATGACCACACCACAAAGAAGGCATAACAAATGCAAAATCCACCATAAAAAAACGGAAGACTTGTctttgtcccacacagcagGTTTAAGTGTAAGGGAGCCGCCACGCAGGTTAATCCAGCCCGGTACCTAAAGCTGTAAGGCCATGATGGGATCAGCCAGAGTGCACCTGCGTGTGTGATGAACCCAaccacgttgtgtgtgtgtgtgtgtgtgtgtgtgtgtgtgtgtgtgtgtgtgtgtgtgtgtctcttactCGTACACGGGGAGGGCACATCCTAGCATGAGGAACATGAGGCCAATGGCCCCTCCAAAGGACAGGCTGATGAGAGCTagaagggagacagaggggaggacaTCAGCATGGACAGTGTCCCTTATGTAGCTTCTCTCTGGACCCCATCCCACCGTAGCTGCAGGGGCCCTGGCTGCTGTAAGTACCCATGTGATGAATCAGCTGATTTCACGTGGAACAGCTTGACCGCCATGAATCCGGGCAGCTCACTTACAGAAAGCTCAGCATCTCAACCAGCGGCTGAAGTTAAAGGTGcagctagcattagcattacAACGGTAATGTAACGTTGGTACGGTGGTACTAACGTTACATTGCCGTACTTTGAAAAGGGGGGTGCCATTATAAACAGTGCCGTAATTAAAACGTTACATGGTTGAACTGTGTCTTGCaacattacaaaatgtgttattgtgttGACTAAGAAGCCCACGGGATGGAGGCTgttaagctaatgctaacgtgtATTGGCCCTGCGGCTTCCTCACGTTACCGTTAGCTAGCTGGGCGAAGCGTCCAT
This window contains:
- the LOC120817040 gene encoding leptin receptor overlapping transcript-like 1, which encodes MAGIKALISLSFGGAIGLMFLMLGCALPVYDKYWPLFLLFFYILCPIPYCISRRVVDDTDSASNACKELAIFLTTGIVISAFGLPVVFARAEVIAWGACALVLTGNVVIFSTILGFFLVFGSNDDFSWQQW